Genomic DNA from Carnobacterium divergens DSM 20623:
ATATTCTTTTATCTTTTACATAAAAGCGTTTATTCAAACAAACATAACAACGGTTCAATTATATCATTTTGCTGAATAGGTCACAATAGCTACAATTTTTTGGTATAGTTTTTTATATTAATTATCTATTGAAGAAGAATTTAGGCTATTATCATTTTCTCAATGTTTTTTTATTTTTTGAAAAAAACTGAAGAATTTAATTTGAAAAAGAGTAAAAAATGATTGAATTAGGTGTATAACGTTTATTTTTTATTTATTTATGGTAAAATGAAGTGAAAATTCAATTAGAAATAGATTGTAGTAAGAGGTCAAACATGTTATTGTACTAAAGTCGCAGTGTAAGAATAAATCCACTGAGTATAAAGGAAAAGGTGAATAGGTATGCATAAAATATTAATTATTGAAGATGAGAAGAATTTAGCGCGTTTTGTTGAACTAGAATTAAAGCATGAGGGGTATGAAACTGAAGTTCAAAATAATGGTAGAGCAGGACTTGAAGCAGCGCTTTCAGATGATTGGGATGCTATTTTGCTTGATTTGATGTTACCAGAATTAAACGGAATTGAAGTTTGCCGCCGTATTCGTCAAGTGAAAAATACGCCAATTATCATGATGACTGCAAGAGATTCTGTGATTGATCGAGTTTCTGGTTTAGATCATGGAGCAGACGATTATATTGTGAAACCTTTTGCGATTGAAGAACTATTAGCACGCTTACGTGCGTTGTTACGTCGCATTGATATTGAAGGCGAACAAAATATTACGAAACAAACTACGGTTACATACCGTGATATCACTGTTGAAAAAGAAAACCGTGTTGTCAGACGTGGGGATGAAGTGATTGAATTAACGAAACGTGAGTATGAATTGTTATTAGCTTTGATGGAAAACGTTAACGTAGTTTTAGCAAGAGATGTTCTTTTAAATAAAGTATGGGGCTATGAAACAGAAGTTGAAACGAATGTGGTGGATGTTTATATCCGTTATTTGCGTAATAAAATTGATGTTCCTAACGAAGAAAGCTATATTCAAACAGTTCGTGGAACGGGTTATGTGATGCGCTCGTGAGCAATAAAATTATTGACAGTGAAAAAGAGGAGAAACCTAAAGTAAAAAAGCGGGTTTCTCTTAAATGGAAGTGGACGATTGGCGCAAGTATGGCAATCTTTTTTACGTACACTCTTTTTTCTGTCGCTATTTTTATGGGATTTACACAAATGATGATTTCACAAGAGCATGCAAATGTAAAAGATACTTTGTTTGCAGTCTCTAATAAGTTGAAATTGGAATCTGCTAATTTAACAAATGAAAAAGTGACTCAAACACTACAACCTAATTTTCCAACTACAAATGATTCAGAAGTAGATTCGAGATTTTTGATTGATGACAGTTCATATGATTCAATCGATACACTTTACGCTAAAATAAATGAAGCAGGAGTTGTGGTCAGAGTTTTTGATCCAAATTCACGATTGTTGTATGAATCAAGAGCAAGTCATGCAACGTTCACTAAAACAGCGTATACTGAAATTAAACCAATCAAAATTGATGGGAAAGACGGATTTTCAGGGACAATGCCAATTATGTCTAGTCAGAATCAAAATATTATTGGATATGTTCAAGTAACCAATGAATTATTGCGTTATCATGAAATGAGCAATAAAATTGTTTTGGTGATGCTGACAATGGGAAGTTTAGCCTTGATTGTGAGTGGTGTATTAGGTTATTTATTAGCCATTAATTTCTTAAAACCAATTAAGCTAATGACGCGAACAATGAATGATGTTAGACAGGATACGCAATCGCGCTCAAGAATGGTCGTACCAGATTCAAACGATGAATTATCTGATTTGACAAGGCTTTTCAACGATATGTTAGATAAAATGCAAAAATACATTGAACAGCAGAAACAATTTGTTGAAGATGTTTCTCATGAATTACGGACGCCAGTAGCTATTATGGAAGGTCATTTAAAACTATTAAATCGTTGGGGAAAAGAAGATCCTGTTATTTTAGATGAATCTCTGTCTGCATCCTTACAAGAAATTGAACGGATGAAGAGCTTAGTACAAGAAATGCTAGATCTTTCTAGAGCCGAACAAGTGGAAATTCATTATAAACATGAGAAAACAAATGTAAAAAATATGATCCATCAAACCTTTAATAATTTTAGTATGATTCACCCAGATTTTGTTTTTAATTTAGATGATGACGTCGATGAAGATGTGAATGTTCAAATTTACCGAAATCATTTTGAACAGATTTTGATTATTTTATTGGACAATGCAGTGAAATATTCAACAGATCGTAAAGAGATTCACATTTCCGTAGCCCAAGATGATTACGCTATTCAAATTGCCATTCAAGATTTTGGTGAAGGAATTGGTCAAGGGGATTTGCAAAAAATATTTAATCGTTTTTATCGAATCGACAAGGCAAGAAGTCGAGACAAAGGTGGAAATGGATTGGGTTTAGCAATCGCCAAGGAGCTACTAGATGGGTACCAAGGAACGATTTCCGTTGAAAGTGTTTTAAATCACGGCACAATCTTTAGAATTAGTTTACCGATTTTAAAAGAAAATTAAAAAGAAAGGAGCCAGTGACCAAGGTCATTCGCTCCTTTCTTTTTTGTTTAAATTAACGATTCTGTTTACCAGAATTACGTCCTTTTTTAGGATTAGGTGTATTTTTTTTTGAAGCTGCGCTAATTTCTTCAGCTTTGATTGGTTTAGCTTTTTGAACGACAGCAGGTTGAATCGGACGATTTTTCATTTCCTCTGCGATTGCAGCTTTAATTTTAGGTTTGTGATACAAATTTGTAATTAAAGTTTGGAAACAAGCAAAGACTCCACCGACTAACCAATAAAGACCAAGCCCTGCTGGTGACTGAAGTGTGAAAATTAAAATCATTACTGGACTCATAAACATCATCATGCGCATTTGTTTTTTCTGAGCATCAGGCATGCCAATCATTGAAAGGTAAGCTTGCACGACGTAAACTAAACCAGCAGCAATTGCTAGATAGACATTTTTATCGCCAAGGTTAATTCCTAAGAAGTTGCTTTCAGCAATCTGAGGAGAAAGGCGAATTGCTTGATACATAGCAGTAAAAATAGGCATTTGGATTAGAATTGGTAAACATCCGATTCCACCAGTCATACTCATATTATTGGCTTTGTAAAGTGCCATTAATTCTTGTTGAGCAGCAGCTTTTTCTTCTTGCGTGGCAGCTTCTTTTTGTTTCTTTTGGATAACATCCATTTCAGGCTTAATGACAGCCATCTTTTCTTGCTGAATCATTGATTTTTTCGCTTGATTTAAATTTAAAGGCAAAATAATGACACGAACGATTAACGTAATAAAAATAATCGCCATTCCATAACTGCCATTAAACAAGTCAGCTAACCAAATGATAGAATTTCCTGTTGGCACAACAAGATAGTCGTAAATAAAACCTGTTCCATTCCCATTTTTATCAGTTTTCATACAACCAGATAAGAATAGGACAAGACTTAATACGCTACTTGTTAAAAGTAATTTTTTTAATTTATTCATGTTTCACGATCCTTTGATTAATTTAATAGGTAACATTTCTAACTATACTTGAATCGCAGTCAGATTTCAATTAGTTACTGAAAATTTGTTGCGAATTTTGATAGATGCATCTTCTTCAAGTTGGAGATTTTCGACTCGACCGCTGGGGGTTGGGGACTGCTTAATTTTAGCAATAAATAAATCGATTTTATCTGAATCACCATTTGCTTCGATATAAACCGATCCGTCCGCTTCATTTTGTACAATTCCAAATACGCCAATTTGATCGGCAACCATCTTCGTCATATAACGAAATCCAACACCTTGCACGCGACCTTTTACCTTCATACGAATGGTTTTCATCAAATCCTCTCCTTTCTAATACGTAACAATATAAGTATTTTAACGATGAATTTGTGATTAGTCAATCAAACTACAAAAAAGCCAATTAAAGCAAGTCATGATATACTTAAATTAAGATAAAAAACAGGAGGGGATCTATTTGTATCAAGTGATTGCATTATATGGTGAATATGAACCCTGGTGGTTTTTTGATGATTGGAAAGACGATATTGTTTCACAAAATGATTATGCGACTTTTCAAGAAGCTAGCCGAGCATATCAGCAAATTTATTCAGAGTTAGAGATGCAGTATCCTTATAAAGAAACAAAAAAGTCTTATTTAACTGCATTTTGGAATGAAACAGAAATACGATATTGCGAAGATTGCGAAGATGACATACAATTATTCCATAGTATCATGCTTTTAAAAGATGATCGACCTTTTGAAGTGTTTCAACCGACAGCTTCAAAATAGAAAGGAAATTAAATGAAAACATTGATTATTGCAGAAAAACCTAGCGTTGGAAAAGAGATTGCTCGTGTTCTTGGCGCTACTCAAAAAAATAAGAACTATATAGAAGGAAAAGATGTTATCGTAACATGGGCATTAGGTCATTTATTAGGTTTAAAAATGCCAGAAGATTACAAAAAAGAATGGGCTAATTGGGATTTAGAAAGTTTGCCTTTAATTCCTCCTAAAATGGCGATTAAACCATTAAAAAATACAGGGCATCAATTAAAAGCGATTAAACAATTAGCGAACCGCAAAGACATTGATAGTGCTGTAATTGCAACAGATGCCGGAAGAGAAGGGGAATTGGTTGCGCGTTGGATTTTAGAGTATGTTCACTTTAATAAACCTGTTAAGCGACTATGGATTTCTTCTCAAACTGACAAAGCCATTAAAGAAGGATTTAAAAATCTGAAACCAAGTAAGCAATACGATGCATTATACGATTCAGCAATAGCACGTTCCCAAGCGGATTGGTTGGTTGGCTTAAATGTAACAAGAGCCTTAACGGTTAGATATCAAGACAGCTTGTCAGCTGGACGTGTTCAAACGCCTACTTTAGCAATGGTACGCAAACAAGAAGAAAAAATAGAAACATTTATGCCAGAAACTTTTTATACCGTCAGCTTAATGGTGGATGGTCAAAAAGCAACTTTGATTGAAGGCGCTAAAACCAAATTTAAGGATCGTAAAGAAGCCGAAGAATTGGCGACTAAATTAAAAAGTAAACCAGTTAAAGTAAATGAAATCAAAGAAAAAATTCAAACAGATTATGCACCTATTCCTTATGATTTAACTGAATTACAACGAGATGCTAATAAACGTTACCAATTTTCAGCTAAGAAAACGTTAGGTTTGATGCAGACTTTGTATGAACGTCATAAAGTATTGTCGTACCCAAGAACCGATTCAAAGCATTTAACAACCGATATGGCAGCAACAATGAAAGATCGTTTACATGCTGTTCAAAGTTTTTCACCGGATGTTGTAAAGAAAGCTTTAAAAAATGGCGGACAAGTAACTCAAAAAGGGGTTTTCAATAATAGCAAGGTAACCGATCACCATGGGATTATTCCGACGGAAGAACGACCAAGAGTTGAAAAAATGGAAAGTGATGAGCTGAAAATTTACCGAATGGTTGTAGAGCGCTTCTTAGGATTGTTTTTACCAGCCTATCAAGCTAAAAAAACGACGTATCAATTTTTAGTTGAAGGCATTCAATTCCAATGTCAACAAGAAGAAGTGATTGAAGCTGGATGGAAACAAGTGGAGGCACCTAAAGTAGATGCTTCTTATAAAAAAGGCGAAACGTTAAAAAAACCACAATTTGCAATCAATAAACATTTGACAGAGGCACCAAGTCGTTTGACAGAAGCAACCCTCTTGCAAAAAATGGAGAAAACGGGTTTAGGAACTCCCGCAACAAGAGCTGAAATTATTGAAAAATTAATCAGTAGTGAGTTGATGGAACGTGCACAAAATAAATTAAGTGTGTCGCCTAAAGGAAGACAGTTATTGACTCTGGTTAATCCAACACTTGTAACACCTGATTTAACTGCGAAATGGGAAAAAGCACTAGAAGAGATTGCCGCTAGCAAATTAAAAAAAGAAGTCTTTATTAAACAAATCGAAGCTGAAACAACACGTCTAGTAAAAGAGATTAAGACAAGCAATCAAGTATACACCGATCACTCATTAACGAATAAAACATGTCCGGATTGCGGTGAAAAGTTAAAAGAAAAAAATGCTCGTGATGGCAAAATTTTAGTTTGTAGCAATACGGAGTGTTCTTACCGCCGTAGAAAAGATCCAAAAGTATCGATGCATCGATGCTCACAGTGCCATAAAAAAATGGAAATTCATGAAGGCAAAAATGGTGCTTATTTCAAATGTAAGTTCTGTAATATCTCTGAAAAAATAGGAGATAAGAAAAATAAAAAAATGTCAAAACACGAAGAAAAGAAAATGCTTAAAAAATATAGTCAAAGTGAAGAGGAAGTTGAAAGTCCTTTAGCATTGGCATTAAAAGCTGCCATGAAGGAGAATAAGTAATCATAAAGAAAGCCTGCTCTTTTTGCAGGCTTTTTTATTTAAGTGTTTATAGAAGCGAAACAAAAAAAATTCAAGTTATTTTGTAGACAAGAATATAAGAATAGTTTATCCTTTATATAGGAGTTGACTTTTAAGCAACTTAAAAAAGGAGGATTTTATGAATATTAAAGAAGTTAAACTTGAAGCTAAAAATAGCTTGCAAGGCAACTGGGGAACGGCTATTGGTGGATTTATCATTTTAGGATTAATTAGTTTCGCAATGTCAATGGTAACCAATATGATTTCTGGTGTTGGATCAATTGCAGGTGGTTTGGCAGGCGCAAATAGTGGAAATATTAGTGAAGCAGATCTTATCGCGATGACATCTGTAATGATTGGTACAATGTCTGTATCATTTGTTTTAGGGATTATTACCCAAATTATTAGCTCAGTGTTAGATGTTGGGTATAAATGGTCATTTTTAGACTTAGTAGATGGAAAAAATTATTCAATCGGTTCAATTTTCCAAGTATTTAATAAAAACTTTTTCAAAGTGTTAGGTTTAATTATTATGATTGGTATTTTTACTGCATTATGGTCATTATTATTAGTGGTTCCTGGTATTATTAAGTCATATAGTTATAGCCAAGCATTGAATATCATGAAAGATAATCCAGAGATTGGCATTTTAGATGCAATTACAGCGAGTCGTAAATTGATGGACGGTAAAAAAGCGAATTTCTTCTTTTTACAGTTATCATTCATACTATGGTATATCGTACCACTTATTATTTGGTTGGTTGTGTTTTTCATAGGTATCAGTGGGTGGGATAATGGAACTTCTCCATTAGTTGTTACATCAATAATTTTGGCATTTGTTTTAGCGCTATATTTTATTGCCATTAGTTTTTACATCACTCCTTACCTAAAAACTTCAGAACAAGTTTATTACCGTCGTTTGACAGTTCAACAGTTAGGGGAATAATCGTATAATTAAAACTCTTAGTAGGAAATCTACTAAGAGTTTTTTTTGTTAAAAAGGCAATAGAAATTGATTTTTTTAAGGGGAGAGAGAACATTTGTCCGCTTTTTTGTGTATAATAAAGAATAATATGATTGAAAGGAGTATGAAGAGTGGCACAAAAAAAGAAGACGAAAAAAAAAGCACCCTCAAAAAAACAACAAAAACGGAATCTTTCCATTGAAATTATTGGTCTTTTATTTATCTGTTCCGCTATTTTCGCGGCAAGCAAATTAGGTTTTATTGGTATCTTAATTGCGAACCTATTTCGCTTTTTTGTAGGGAATACCTATTTGGTTAGTGTGGTTGCTTTTGGTTTATATGGTCTATATTTAGTTTTAAAAGGCAAAGAACCTTCCTATAAAAGTAAAAAAATTATTGGCTTTAGTATTATGTATCTTAGTTTACTTGTGATTCTTCATGCCAGATTATTTAGTCCAATTATGGGGACGAATGTTAAAGTAATTCCTGCAACATTCCGCTTTTTTATGACGGATATGGGAAATAATCAAATTAAAGAATCGCTTGGCGGTGGCATGATAGGCGCACTGCTTTACAGTGGAAGTCATTTTCTATTTTCACAAGGAGGTACGTATTTTATTGCAAGTATCTTAATGATTGCTGGTTTTTTTATTTTCTTTAATTTATCGTTTAAAACAGTGTTGATAAAAGTAAGAGATGTTCTGCAAAAAAATGGCCCAATTTTACAGAAAAAATGGCAAGCTTTTAATGAGAAGCGGAGTACAGTGAAACAAGAAAAAAATTCAAAAAAAGAAAACAATGGTGATTCTAAGCAACAGTCTAAGAATCGAGTCCAACCAATTTCACCAGGACAAGCACTTGCAGCTGCTGAAAAAGAAGCTGTGGTAGGCGAAGCAGAGCAGTTAGAATTGAAAATCGACAGTTATCAACAAAATTTAAAACCTACTTCAACAGAAGTCAGAGAGCCAGTAAAAGAGGAAGCAGAGCCAACTGGAGAGTTGAACTTTGAAATCAAAGCAGAACCAGAAAGCCGAGACTACCAATTGCCTCCTACAACATTGTTAAATGCAATTGAAGCATTGGATCAGTCGAATGAATATGCCTTGATTCAAGAAAATGTAACCAAATTAGAAGCGACTTTCAAAAGCTTTGGCGTAGATGCTAAGGTAACGAAAGCTAATTTGGGACCAGCAGTTACAAAATATGAAGTACAGCCAGCGATTGGGGTTAAAGTTAGTAAAATCGTTAGTTTAAGTGATGATATTGCGTTAGCACTAGCTGCAAAGGATATCCGTATTGAAGCACCCATTCCAGGGAAAGCCTTTATTGGGATTGAAGTACCAAACAGTGAAGTAAGTATTGTTGCTTTTAGAGATATTATAGAAGCGCAACCCCTACATCCTGAAAATTTATTGGAAGTACCTTTAGGTCGAGATATTACAGGATCTGTTGCCACTGCTGATTTAGCCAAAATGCCCCATTTATTGGTGGCAGGTTCCACGGGGAGTGGGAAATCGGTTTGTATCAATGGAATCATTACGAGTATTTTGATGCGTGCGAAACCTCATGAAGTTAAATTGATGATGATTGATCCAAAGATGGTTGAATTAAATGTCTATAACGGCATTCCTCATTTGTTAACACCGGTTGTAACAAATCCTAAAAAAGCCGCACAAGCATTGCAAAAAGTGGTGATGGAAATGGAACGACGCTATGAATTATTTGCGGCTAGTGGCATGCGAAATATTACAGGTTACAATAAAATGGTTGCCACTAAAAATACGGAGAAGGATGAAAATTATCCGTTTCTACCTTATATTGTTGTAATTGTGGATGAATTAGCTGATTTAATGATGGTGGCGAGTAATGAAGTGGAAGACGCGATTATTCGCTTAGCACAAATGGCGAGGGCAGCTGGTATTCATATGATTCTTGCGACTCAAAGACCAAGTGTTGACGTTATTACGGGGATTATTAAAGCCAATGTTCCCTCAAGAATTGCATTTGCAGTTTCAAGTGGCATCGATTCAAGAACTATTATTGACAGTAGCGGGGCTGAAAAGTTGCTAGGTCGCGGAGACATGCTCTTTTTACCAATGGGTGAAAATAAACCTGTTCGCGTACAAGGCGCCTTTATTTCAGATGAAGAAGTTGAACGGATTGTAGAATTTATTACCGATCAGCAAGGAGCTAATTATCAAGAGGAAATGATGCCAACCGAAATTCAAGAAACAGTCAGTAATGAAGTACAAGACGATCTGTATGATGAGGCAGTCCAAATGGTCTTGGAAATGCAAACAGCAAGTATTTCCTTATTGCAACGTCGTTTTAGAATTGGGTACAATCGAGCAGCCAGATTGGTAGATGAGATGGAAATGCGAGGAATTGTTGGACCATCTGAGGGCAGTAAACCTCGAAAAGTGAATATCACTCATTTACCAAGTCAATCGGATCCTGAAAATAATAATGAAAGCTAAAAAGAAGACAATTTGTCTTCTTTTTTTATTCTAACAACGTTCGGTTATGAAGGGTTTTCATAAAAAAGGAATCAATAAAATCGATATATTTTTTATAATTAAATGAAAATAAGATTAAATTCTTAATGTTTTTTATGTAAATCGCTTTCATTAATCGGTAAAACGTTTCAATTTTTATAAAAAGGTGGTAGAATAGTTGTGAGTAATGATTCGTTAACTTAACGTTTCGTTTTCAATCAAATTTTTTTTGGAGGGGTTTTAAATTGAAAAAGCGTAATCTTGTGGGTCTACTAGCAATCGGTTTAGGCGTTAGTTTAACATTAGCAGCTTGTGGCGGCGGAGCAAAGGATTCAGGTAAGAGCGGTTCTGCTAAGGGGCATACAGTTGCAATGGTAACAGACGTTGGAGGGGTAGATGATAAATCATTTAACCAATCAGCATGGGAAGGTTTGCAAGCTTGGGGCAAAGAACATGACTTGAAAAAAGGGAAAGATGGTTTTAACTATCTACAATCTAACTCTGACTCAGATTTCGTAACAAATTTAAACAGTGCCGTTAAATCACAATTTAACACTGTATTCGGAATTGGATATAAAATTGCTCCAGCTTTAGAAGATGTAGCAAAACAAAATCCAAAAACAAACTTTGCGATTATTGATTCTGTTGTCAAAGGTGACAACGTGGTTTCAGTTATCTTTAAAGACCATGAAGCAGCCTTTTTAGCAGGTGTTGCAGCAGCAAAAACAACTGAAACTAAAAAATTAGGTTTTGTTGGTGGTCAAGAAGGCGAAGTTATTGGTCGTTTTGAAGCAGGATTTATTGCAGGCGTTAAAGCAGTTGATCCAGATATCGATGTAAAAGTTGAATACGCTGGTTCATTTGGTGACTCTGCTAAAGGGAAACAATTAGCAGCAGCAATGTACAACAGTGGAATTGATATTATTTATCAAGCAGCAGGTGACACAGGTAATGGTGTCTTCTCAGAAGCTAAAGATATCATGAAGGCTGACTCTAAGAAAAAAGTATGGGTAATCGGTGTTGACCGTGACCAAACTGAAGAAGGTAAATACGAAGGTGGAAACTTAACGCTTGCTTCAACGCTTAAAGGTGTTAAAACAGCCGTAGTGGATATTTCAAATGATGCAATGAAAGATAAATTCCCAGGTGGAGAAAC
This window encodes:
- a CDS encoding response regulator transcription factor, encoding MHKILIIEDEKNLARFVELELKHEGYETEVQNNGRAGLEAALSDDWDAILLDLMLPELNGIEVCRRIRQVKNTPIIMMTARDSVIDRVSGLDHGADDYIVKPFAIEELLARLRALLRRIDIEGEQNITKQTTVTYRDITVEKENRVVRRGDEVIELTKREYELLLALMENVNVVLARDVLLNKVWGYETEVETNVVDVYIRYLRNKIDVPNEESYIQTVRGTGYVMRS
- a CDS encoding HAMP domain-containing sensor histidine kinase, whose amino-acid sequence is MSNKIIDSEKEEKPKVKKRVSLKWKWTIGASMAIFFTYTLFSVAIFMGFTQMMISQEHANVKDTLFAVSNKLKLESANLTNEKVTQTLQPNFPTTNDSEVDSRFLIDDSSYDSIDTLYAKINEAGVVVRVFDPNSRLLYESRASHATFTKTAYTEIKPIKIDGKDGFSGTMPIMSSQNQNIIGYVQVTNELLRYHEMSNKIVLVMLTMGSLALIVSGVLGYLLAINFLKPIKLMTRTMNDVRQDTQSRSRMVVPDSNDELSDLTRLFNDMLDKMQKYIEQQKQFVEDVSHELRTPVAIMEGHLKLLNRWGKEDPVILDESLSASLQEIERMKSLVQEMLDLSRAEQVEIHYKHEKTNVKNMIHQTFNNFSMIHPDFVFNLDDDVDEDVNVQIYRNHFEQILIILLDNAVKYSTDRKEIHISVAQDDYAIQIAIQDFGEGIGQGDLQKIFNRFYRIDKARSRDKGGNGLGLAIAKELLDGYQGTISVESVLNHGTIFRISLPILKEN
- the yidC gene encoding membrane protein insertase YidC; amino-acid sequence: MNKLKKLLLTSSVLSLVLFLSGCMKTDKNGNGTGFIYDYLVVPTGNSIIWLADLFNGSYGMAIIFITLIVRVIILPLNLNQAKKSMIQQEKMAVIKPEMDVIQKKQKEAATQEEKAAAQQELMALYKANNMSMTGGIGCLPILIQMPIFTAMYQAIRLSPQIAESNFLGINLGDKNVYLAIAAGLVYVVQAYLSMIGMPDAQKKQMRMMMFMSPVMILIFTLQSPAGLGLYWLVGGVFACFQTLITNLYHKPKIKAAIAEEMKNRPIQPAVVQKAKPIKAEEISAASKKNTPNPKKGRNSGKQNR
- a CDS encoding acylphosphatase — protein: MKTIRMKVKGRVQGVGFRYMTKMVADQIGVFGIVQNEADGSVYIEANGDSDKIDLFIAKIKQSPTPSGRVENLQLEEDASIKIRNKFSVTN
- a CDS encoding DUF1033 family protein → MIALYGEYEPWWFFDDWKDDIVSQNDYATFQEASRAYQQIYSELEMQYPYKETKKSYLTAFWNETEIRYCEDCEDDIQLFHSIMLLKDDRPFEVFQPTASK
- a CDS encoding DNA topoisomerase 3, which gives rise to MKTLIIAEKPSVGKEIARVLGATQKNKNYIEGKDVIVTWALGHLLGLKMPEDYKKEWANWDLESLPLIPPKMAIKPLKNTGHQLKAIKQLANRKDIDSAVIATDAGREGELVARWILEYVHFNKPVKRLWISSQTDKAIKEGFKNLKPSKQYDALYDSAIARSQADWLVGLNVTRALTVRYQDSLSAGRVQTPTLAMVRKQEEKIETFMPETFYTVSLMVDGQKATLIEGAKTKFKDRKEAEELATKLKSKPVKVNEIKEKIQTDYAPIPYDLTELQRDANKRYQFSAKKTLGLMQTLYERHKVLSYPRTDSKHLTTDMAATMKDRLHAVQSFSPDVVKKALKNGGQVTQKGVFNNSKVTDHHGIIPTEERPRVEKMESDELKIYRMVVERFLGLFLPAYQAKKTTYQFLVEGIQFQCQQEEVIEAGWKQVEAPKVDASYKKGETLKKPQFAINKHLTEAPSRLTEATLLQKMEKTGLGTPATRAEIIEKLISSELMERAQNKLSVSPKGRQLLTLVNPTLVTPDLTAKWEKALEEIAASKLKKEVFIKQIEAETTRLVKEIKTSNQVYTDHSLTNKTCPDCGEKLKEKNARDGKILVCSNTECSYRRRKDPKVSMHRCSQCHKKMEIHEGKNGAYFKCKFCNISEKIGDKKNKKMSKHEEKKMLKKYSQSEEEVESPLALALKAAMKENK
- a CDS encoding DUF975 family protein gives rise to the protein MNIKEVKLEAKNSLQGNWGTAIGGFIILGLISFAMSMVTNMISGVGSIAGGLAGANSGNISEADLIAMTSVMIGTMSVSFVLGIITQIISSVLDVGYKWSFLDLVDGKNYSIGSIFQVFNKNFFKVLGLIIMIGIFTALWSLLLVVPGIIKSYSYSQALNIMKDNPEIGILDAITASRKLMDGKKANFFFLQLSFILWYIVPLIIWLVVFFIGISGWDNGTSPLVVTSIILAFVLALYFIAISFYITPYLKTSEQVYYRRLTVQQLGE
- a CDS encoding FtsK/SpoIIIE family DNA translocase — protein: MAQKKKTKKKAPSKKQQKRNLSIEIIGLLFICSAIFAASKLGFIGILIANLFRFFVGNTYLVSVVAFGLYGLYLVLKGKEPSYKSKKIIGFSIMYLSLLVILHARLFSPIMGTNVKVIPATFRFFMTDMGNNQIKESLGGGMIGALLYSGSHFLFSQGGTYFIASILMIAGFFIFFNLSFKTVLIKVRDVLQKNGPILQKKWQAFNEKRSTVKQEKNSKKENNGDSKQQSKNRVQPISPGQALAAAEKEAVVGEAEQLELKIDSYQQNLKPTSTEVREPVKEEAEPTGELNFEIKAEPESRDYQLPPTTLLNAIEALDQSNEYALIQENVTKLEATFKSFGVDAKVTKANLGPAVTKYEVQPAIGVKVSKIVSLSDDIALALAAKDIRIEAPIPGKAFIGIEVPNSEVSIVAFRDIIEAQPLHPENLLEVPLGRDITGSVATADLAKMPHLLVAGSTGSGKSVCINGIITSILMRAKPHEVKLMMIDPKMVELNVYNGIPHLLTPVVTNPKKAAQALQKVVMEMERRYELFAASGMRNITGYNKMVATKNTEKDENYPFLPYIVVIVDELADLMMVASNEVEDAIIRLAQMARAAGIHMILATQRPSVDVITGIIKANVPSRIAFAVSSGIDSRTIIDSSGAEKLLGRGDMLFLPMGENKPVRVQGAFISDEEVERIVEFITDQQGANYQEEMMPTEIQETVSNEVQDDLYDEAVQMVLEMQTASISLLQRRFRIGYNRAARLVDEMEMRGIVGPSEGSKPRKVNITHLPSQSDPENNNES
- a CDS encoding BMP family lipoprotein, with product MKKRNLVGLLAIGLGVSLTLAACGGGAKDSGKSGSAKGHTVAMVTDVGGVDDKSFNQSAWEGLQAWGKEHDLKKGKDGFNYLQSNSDSDFVTNLNSAVKSQFNTVFGIGYKIAPALEDVAKQNPKTNFAIIDSVVKGDNVVSVIFKDHEAAFLAGVAAAKTTETKKLGFVGGQEGEVIGRFEAGFIAGVKAVDPDIDVKVEYAGSFGDSAKGKQLAAAMYNSGIDIIYQAAGDTGNGVFSEAKDIMKADSKKKVWVIGVDRDQTEEGKYEGGNLTLASTLKGVKTAVVDISNDAMKDKFPGGETLTYGLKEDGVDLSKGQLTDDVQKAVDDYKQQIVDGKIEVPEKP